A window of Pseudodesulfovibrio hydrargyri contains these coding sequences:
- a CDS encoding calcium/sodium antiporter, with protein sequence MFIDIVTFSVSALLLWFGANWIVTSAALIARKYNVSELVIGLTIVALGTSAPEFLVTVNAAFRGQNDISLSNVVGSNIFNLGFILGLMAVIKPLVSNRTIVYRDGLLLFLTTAGILAVSFTGVLGRVFGACLVALLIGYLAYLGMKREPVGGEELEETRGKTATWRDGIWLVAGFVAIAAGGDLMVTAATSIASKLGVSSWVIGVTIVAAGTSLPELVTCLAASIRGKNEMLLGNLIGSDFFNFAGVLGLTCLLKPLPVSPEALSGLIVLVGMVALVLVILRTGWKVRRWEGALLIAVNLVRWAHDFMQ encoded by the coding sequence ATGTTCATCGACATCGTCACCTTCAGCGTGTCCGCGCTGCTGCTCTGGTTCGGGGCCAACTGGATAGTCACCTCGGCGGCGCTCATCGCCCGCAAGTACAACGTGTCCGAGCTGGTCATCGGGCTGACCATCGTGGCCCTGGGCACCTCGGCTCCGGAGTTCCTGGTGACCGTCAACGCGGCATTCAGGGGGCAGAACGACATCTCCCTGTCCAACGTGGTCGGGTCCAACATCTTCAACCTCGGCTTCATCCTCGGGCTCATGGCCGTGATCAAACCGCTGGTCTCCAACAGAACCATCGTCTACCGCGACGGGCTGCTCCTGTTCCTGACCACGGCGGGCATCCTGGCCGTGTCCTTCACCGGCGTGCTTGGGCGGGTCTTCGGGGCGTGCCTCGTGGCCCTGCTCATCGGCTACCTGGCCTACCTGGGCATGAAGCGCGAACCCGTGGGCGGGGAGGAACTGGAGGAGACCCGGGGCAAGACGGCCACCTGGCGCGACGGGATATGGCTTGTCGCCGGATTCGTGGCCATCGCCGCGGGCGGGGACCTGATGGTCACGGCGGCCACGTCCATCGCCTCCAAGCTCGGCGTGTCCTCCTGGGTCATCGGCGTGACCATCGTGGCCGCGGGCACCTCGCTGCCCGAACTGGTCACCTGCCTGGCGGCCTCCATCCGGGGCAAGAACGAGATGCTGCTCGGCAACCTCATCGGCTCGGATTTCTTCAACTTCGCGGGCGTACTCGGCCTGACCTGCCTGCTCAAGCCGCTGCCGGTCTCCCCCGAGGCCTTGTCCGGTCTGATCGTCCTGGTGGGCATGGTCGCCCTGGTCCTGGTGATCCTGCGCACGGGCTGGAAGGTCCGCCGCTGGGAAGGGGCCCTGCTCATCGCCGTCAATCTGGTCCGCTGGGCCCACGACTTCATGCAATAG
- a CDS encoding alkaline phosphatase, translating to MLKARKLIVRCALALALAVVFMAGSAWAKDAKYVFFFIGDGMGLPQRAASSAYLGKKMAIDAMPAQGITTTFANDRFITGSAASATALATGVKTNINYIGVDPSFRPVKTIAEMARDKGMKVGIVSSVSVDHATPAAFYAHVKTRSMYHEIDHALADSGFDFFAGGGLKDPQGKKSKAPMGDALEKAKANGYKVVTDKKDFMALKPGDGKIIAWNAWLQDGKALPYVMDMTDKDITLPEFTAKAIEMLDNDKGFFLMVEGGKIDWACHANDAAASIDNTVSFDKAVQKAMAFYDKHPDETLIVVTGDHECGGLTLGFAGTKYGSHYDILSHQKVSFQKFTDETLADFKKKGGDFNAMKPIITADFGLKFEGDAKTDPMVLADYQQADIEQAFKRSMADEKIQGGDYLLYGEYDPLSVTLTHVLNQKAGLGWTSYKHTGVPVSTSAIGVGSQAFNGSYDNKDVATKIMASMGMPAKAVYADAANVRVAAN from the coding sequence ATGTTGAAAGCTCGGAAACTGATTGTCAGGTGCGCCCTGGCGCTGGCGCTGGCCGTGGTGTTCATGGCCGGTTCCGCCTGGGCCAAGGACGCGAAATACGTATTTTTCTTCATCGGCGACGGCATGGGCCTGCCCCAGCGCGCGGCCAGCTCCGCGTACCTGGGCAAGAAGATGGCCATCGACGCCATGCCCGCCCAGGGCATCACCACCACCTTTGCCAACGACCGGTTCATCACCGGTTCCGCGGCTTCGGCCACGGCGCTCGCCACCGGCGTGAAGACCAACATCAACTACATCGGCGTGGACCCGTCCTTCAGGCCGGTCAAGACCATCGCCGAGATGGCCAGGGACAAGGGCATGAAGGTCGGCATCGTCTCGTCCGTGTCCGTTGACCACGCCACCCCGGCCGCGTTCTACGCCCACGTCAAGACCCGCTCCATGTACCACGAGATCGACCACGCCCTGGCCGATTCCGGCTTCGACTTCTTCGCGGGCGGCGGGCTCAAGGATCCGCAGGGCAAGAAGTCCAAGGCCCCCATGGGAGACGCCCTGGAAAAGGCCAAGGCCAACGGTTACAAGGTCGTCACCGACAAGAAGGACTTCATGGCGCTGAAGCCCGGCGACGGCAAGATCATCGCCTGGAACGCCTGGCTCCAGGACGGCAAGGCGCTGCCCTACGTCATGGACATGACCGACAAGGACATCACCCTGCCCGAGTTCACGGCCAAGGCCATCGAGATGCTCGACAACGACAAGGGCTTCTTCCTGATGGTCGAGGGCGGCAAGATCGACTGGGCCTGCCACGCCAACGACGCGGCCGCCTCCATCGACAACACCGTTTCCTTCGACAAGGCCGTGCAGAAGGCCATGGCCTTTTACGACAAGCACCCGGACGAGACCCTGATCGTGGTCACCGGCGACCACGAGTGTGGCGGCCTGACGCTCGGTTTCGCGGGCACCAAGTACGGCTCCCACTATGATATCCTGAGCCACCAGAAGGTCTCCTTCCAGAAGTTCACCGACGAGACCCTGGCCGACTTCAAGAAGAAGGGCGGCGACTTCAACGCCATGAAGCCGATCATCACCGCCGACTTCGGCCTGAAGTTCGAGGGCGACGCCAAGACCGATCCCATGGTCCTGGCCGACTACCAGCAGGCCGACATCGAGCAGGCCTTCAAGCGCTCCATGGCGGACGAGAAGATTCAGGGCGGGGACTACCTGCTGTACGGCGAGTACGACCCGCTGTCCGTGACCCTGACCCACGTGCTCAACCAGAAGGCCGGCCTGGGCTGGACCTCCTACAAGCACACCGGCGTGCCGGTCTCGACCTCGGCCATCGGCGTGGGTTCCCAGGCCTTCAACGGCAGCTACGACAACAAGGACGTGGCCACCAAGATCATGGCCTCCATGGGCATGCCCGCCAAGGCCGTGTACGCGGACGCCGCCAACGTGCGCGTGGCCGCCAACTAG
- a CDS encoding YibE/F family protein, with amino-acid sequence MYAPSKTTRDWLLVLIFILISVGLYYLPTGFESTKDRDAVHCTARVTAVDDGHIQNLGMIRAGEQEVTLDILDGPFKGKTYTANNQLLGQLDRDKLFKAGDTAYVILTVDGAGEVAYVNPQDHYRLGLELFLLGLFAALLLIFGGLTGFKALLSFVFTGLLLWKVLVPMLLKGADPVWLTLCVVAALSAVIIFLVAGINRTGLTAFLGAFLGVVASCALGIHFTGRFHVHGAVMPFAETLLYAGYGHLNLTRVFMAGVFLSSCGAVMDLAMDVASAMAEVVDKKPGISRVEAVWSGIRVGRAVVGTMTTTLLLAYSGGFVTLLMAFMAQGIPLDTTFNFIYVAAEVLKTLVGSFGLVTVAPFTALVGGLLMTSAKPVQSSLRH; translated from the coding sequence ATGTACGCACCCAGCAAGACGACCCGCGACTGGCTTCTGGTCCTCATCTTCATCCTCATCTCCGTCGGGCTCTACTACCTGCCCACCGGGTTCGAATCGACCAAGGACCGGGACGCGGTCCACTGCACGGCCCGGGTCACGGCCGTGGACGACGGCCACATCCAGAACCTGGGCATGATCCGCGCGGGCGAGCAGGAGGTCACCCTGGACATCCTGGACGGCCCGTTCAAGGGCAAGACCTATACCGCCAACAACCAGCTTTTGGGCCAGCTCGACCGCGACAAGCTGTTCAAGGCCGGGGACACGGCCTACGTCATCCTGACCGTGGACGGCGCGGGCGAGGTGGCCTACGTCAACCCCCAGGATCATTACCGCCTCGGGCTTGAACTGTTCCTGCTCGGGCTGTTCGCCGCGCTGCTGCTCATCTTCGGCGGGCTGACCGGATTCAAGGCGCTGCTCTCGTTCGTGTTCACCGGCCTGCTGCTGTGGAAGGTCCTGGTGCCCATGCTGCTCAAGGGCGCGGACCCGGTCTGGCTGACTCTGTGCGTGGTGGCGGCCTTGAGCGCCGTGATCATCTTCCTGGTGGCCGGGATCAACCGCACCGGCCTGACCGCGTTTCTCGGGGCCTTTCTCGGGGTGGTCGCCAGCTGCGCGCTGGGCATCCACTTCACCGGGCGGTTCCACGTCCACGGCGCGGTCATGCCGTTCGCCGAGACCCTGCTCTACGCGGGCTACGGTCACCTGAACCTGACCCGCGTGTTCATGGCCGGGGTGTTCCTGTCGTCCTGCGGCGCGGTCATGGACCTGGCCATGGACGTGGCCTCGGCCATGGCCGAGGTGGTCGACAAGAAGCCGGGCATCTCGCGCGTGGAGGCGGTCTGGTCGGGCATCCGCGTGGGCAGGGCCGTGGTCGGGACCATGACGACCACCTTGCTGCTGGCCTACTCGGGCGGGTTCGTGACCCTGCTCATGGCCTTCATGGCCCAGGGCATCCCGCTGGATACCACCTTCAACTTCATCTACGTGGCCGCCGAGGTCCTCAAGACCCTGGTGGGCAGCTTCGGGCTGGTCACCGTGGCCCCGTTCACGGCCCTGGTGGGCGGCCTGCTCATGACCTCGGCCAAACCTGTGCAGAGTTCGTTGCGCCATTGA
- a CDS encoding Bax inhibitor-1/YccA family protein produces the protein MTQYPSMQRTETSRAEVLNAFMRGVYGWMSAGLGLTALIAFATLTVPALTQLAFVYNPQTGMLAPTMLPMIALLLAFGMVFFMSFKISTMNPSTATTLFMAFSALNGFSLAPILYAYTTASVVSTFITTAGMFGAMSIYGLVTKKDLTGWGSLLFMGLIGIIIAMVVNMFLQSPGMSFAISVLGVIIFVGLTAYDTQKLKTMGENVPMGDTAAVRRGTILGALTLYLDFYNLFLMLLRLMGDRR, from the coding sequence ATGACTCAGTATCCCAGCATGCAACGCACGGAGACTTCCCGGGCCGAAGTCCTGAACGCCTTCATGCGCGGCGTCTACGGCTGGATGAGCGCGGGCCTGGGCCTGACCGCCCTGATCGCGTTCGCCACCCTGACCGTCCCCGCCCTGACCCAACTGGCGTTCGTCTACAACCCCCAGACCGGCATGCTCGCGCCGACCATGCTGCCCATGATCGCCCTGCTTCTGGCCTTCGGCATGGTCTTTTTCATGAGCTTCAAGATATCCACCATGAACCCGAGCACGGCCACCACCCTGTTCATGGCCTTCAGCGCGCTGAACGGTTTTTCCCTGGCGCCGATCCTCTACGCCTACACCACGGCCTCGGTGGTCTCGACCTTCATCACCACCGCCGGTATGTTCGGGGCCATGTCCATCTACGGCCTGGTCACCAAAAAAGACCTGACCGGGTGGGGCAGCCTGCTCTTCATGGGGTTGATCGGCATCATCATCGCCATGGTGGTGAACATGTTCCTGCAGAGCCCGGGCATGTCCTTCGCCATCTCGGTCCTGGGCGTGATCATCTTCGTGGGCCTGACCGCCTACGACACCCAGAAGCTCAAGACCATGGGCGAGAACGTGCCCATGGGCGACACCGCCGCCGTCCGCCGCGGCACCATCCTGGGCGCCCTGACCCTGTACCTGGACTTCTACAACCTGTTCCTCATGCTGCTCCGCCTCATGGGCGACCGGCGGTAA
- a CDS encoding tRNA(5-methylaminomethyl-2-thiouridylate) methyltransferase: MAERNSYDALALLSGGLDSILAVRTVMDQGLTVLGLHFVTPFFGKPHLIPFWRDHYGIEAVEVDIRQEYVDMVLDGPSQGFGKWLNPCVDCKIIMLEHAHALMAGYGAKFLISGEVVGQRPMSQREDALNLITKRAEVRDVLLRPLCAQNLPPTPMEESGLVDRERLHDWHGRGRKPQYALAEHYGFTEIPTPAGGCCLTEAQGAARFVKLLSHRDRPAPNDFTLARTGRQVWAGGHWLAFGRTAEDNDALAACAEAGDYVFKLADFPGPLAVGRPLSGDWDPEVVRDAAALISSYSGKARKRFESTGEPVRVSVSRQGKTGTVAVAPARETAFEWAEPQPGIVREWKKERAQG, encoded by the coding sequence ATGGCGGAACGAAACTCATACGACGCACTGGCGCTGCTGTCCGGCGGCCTGGATTCCATCCTGGCCGTGCGCACGGTCATGGACCAGGGACTGACGGTCCTGGGGCTGCACTTTGTCACGCCCTTCTTCGGCAAACCCCACCTCATCCCGTTCTGGCGGGACCACTACGGCATCGAGGCCGTGGAGGTCGACATCCGGCAGGAGTACGTGGACATGGTCCTGGACGGCCCGTCCCAGGGGTTCGGCAAGTGGCTCAACCCGTGCGTGGACTGCAAGATCATCATGCTCGAGCACGCCCACGCCCTCATGGCCGGGTACGGCGCGAAGTTCCTGATCTCGGGCGAGGTCGTGGGCCAGCGGCCCATGAGCCAGCGCGAGGACGCGCTCAACCTGATCACCAAGCGGGCCGAGGTGCGCGACGTGCTCCTGCGTCCCCTGTGCGCCCAAAATCTCCCGCCCACGCCCATGGAGGAATCCGGGCTGGTGGACCGCGAACGGCTGCACGACTGGCACGGCCGGGGCCGCAAGCCGCAGTACGCCCTGGCCGAGCACTACGGGTTCACCGAGATTCCCACCCCGGCGGGCGGCTGCTGCCTGACCGAGGCCCAGGGCGCGGCCCGGTTCGTCAAGCTCCTGAGCCACCGCGACCGCCCGGCACCCAATGATTTCACCCTGGCCCGTACCGGGCGCCAGGTCTGGGCCGGCGGACACTGGCTGGCCTTCGGCCGGACCGCCGAGGACAACGACGCGCTCGCGGCCTGCGCCGAAGCGGGCGACTACGTGTTCAAGCTGGCCGACTTTCCCGGCCCCCTGGCCGTGGGCAGGCCGCTTTCGGGCGACTGGGACCCCGAGGTCGTCCGGGACGCCGCCGCGTTGATCAGTTCCTATTCGGGCAAGGCGCGCAAACGGTTCGAGTCCACGGGCGAGCCCGTCCGGGTGTCGGTCAGCCGCCAGGGAAAGACCGGGACCGTGGCCGTGGCCCCGGCCCGCGAGACCGCGTTCGAATGGGCCGAGCCCCAGCCCGGGATCGTCCGCGAGTGGAAGAAGGAACGCGCGCAGGGGTAG
- a CDS encoding YccF domain-containing protein, which produces MLSFLGNVIWWLIGGAFMALGWLFAGCIFAISIVGLPWARSAFVIAGFSLLPFGRTLVRRDMVTGRPDIGTSGWGLVGNVIWFVFAGWWLALGHILSALGCFITIIGIPWGWQHLKLAAATLAPIGMTVVTVDQAERLHGVRTGR; this is translated from the coding sequence ATGCTTTCGTTTCTCGGCAACGTGATCTGGTGGCTCATCGGCGGGGCGTTCATGGCCCTGGGCTGGCTCTTTGCCGGCTGCATCTTCGCCATCTCCATCGTCGGCCTGCCCTGGGCCCGGTCCGCCTTTGTCATCGCCGGTTTCTCGCTGCTGCCCTTCGGCCGGACCCTGGTTCGGCGCGACATGGTCACCGGGCGGCCGGACATCGGCACCTCGGGCTGGGGATTGGTGGGCAACGTCATCTGGTTCGTGTTCGCGGGCTGGTGGCTGGCCCTGGGCCACATCCTGTCGGCCCTGGGCTGCTTCATCACCATCATCGGCATCCCCTGGGGCTGGCAGCACCTCAAGCTGGCCGCGGCCACCCTGGCCCCCATCGGCATGACCGTGGTCACGGTGGACCAGGCCGAGCGGCTGCACGGCGTGCGCACGGGCCGCTGA
- a CDS encoding substrate-binding periplasmic protein, whose translation MENGCARFGGALLAAALVISLAAGTARARGPVLEVAAYLLPPASHLDENGVLRGETVEWMGRLLADMGYTPKFRVLPFRRCLEAMRDGAVPMMLPCVVSIERQAFMRFSDPVEYMHTVLWKKGRDPAGCWETLDDLAGLRIGVIEGYYYGSKWQEALAAGTFRVEGSIGRDPNRANFRMLREGRVDMVVCDRSLGRFLQRQDAPLFDDMIPCPGEIGESTPLCAPVSLKYFKDHGLSPDEFLSRFNALLRNRSGF comes from the coding sequence ATGGAAAACGGATGCGCACGATTCGGCGGCGCGCTGCTCGCGGCGGCGCTGGTCATCAGCCTGGCGGCCGGGACCGCCCGCGCCCGGGGGCCTGTCCTCGAGGTGGCGGCGTACCTGCTGCCGCCCGCGTCCCACCTGGACGAAAACGGCGTCCTGCGCGGCGAGACCGTGGAATGGATGGGGCGGCTCCTGGCCGACATGGGCTATACCCCCAAGTTCCGCGTCCTGCCTTTCCGGCGCTGCCTGGAGGCCATGCGGGACGGGGCCGTGCCCATGATGCTCCCGTGCGTGGTCAGCATCGAGCGGCAGGCCTTCATGCGCTTTTCCGATCCCGTGGAGTACATGCACACCGTGCTCTGGAAAAAGGGCAGGGACCCGGCCGGGTGCTGGGAGACCCTGGACGACCTGGCGGGCCTGCGCATCGGGGTCATCGAGGGGTATTACTACGGGTCCAAGTGGCAGGAAGCCCTCGCCGCCGGGACGTTCCGGGTGGAGGGCAGCATCGGCCGCGACCCGAACCGGGCCAATTTCCGGATGCTCAGGGAAGGCCGCGTGGACATGGTCGTCTGCGACCGCAGTCTGGGGCGGTTCCTGCAGCGGCAGGACGCTCCCCTGTTCGACGACATGATTCCCTGCCCGGGCGAGATCGGCGAGAGCACGCCCCTGTGCGCCCCGGTCTCCCTCAAGTATTTCAAGGACCACGGCCTTTCGCCCGACGAGTTTCTGAGCCGCTTCAACGCACTGCTCAGGAACCGGAGCGGATTCTAG
- a CDS encoding class I SAM-dependent methyltransferase translates to MESNPQTPPRSKEYWNNHARSFPRFEEGEDNYEAGVMRMIKEHGVDFRGATVLDVGCGSGMYTIRIAREAARVTALDVSDVMLDILRQDAGTLGLANIDYVRSDWMDYADDTTFDIVFCSMTPAIQSEESRLKLLRHAHGKTVFMGFAGLMRSDVMTGLYARYGVTPRMFVNGTEMRDWLDEKGVPYSAHPVEGTWTVKSPLEKLTDSCNTFLSQYGVTADQDHLRRHLARFEEGPGVFVERTQYKIDLLIWNKAA, encoded by the coding sequence ATGGAATCGAACCCGCAGACTCCTCCCCGGAGCAAGGAATACTGGAACAACCACGCCCGCAGCTTTCCCCGGTTCGAGGAGGGAGAGGACAACTACGAGGCGGGCGTGATGCGGATGATCAAGGAGCACGGCGTGGACTTTCGCGGCGCGACGGTCCTGGACGTGGGCTGCGGCAGCGGCATGTACACGATCCGCATCGCCCGCGAGGCCGCCCGCGTCACGGCCCTGGACGTCTCGGACGTGATGCTGGACATCCTGCGCCAGGACGCCGGCACGCTGGGGCTCGCCAACATCGACTACGTGCGCTCGGACTGGATGGACTACGCCGACGATACGACCTTCGACATCGTCTTCTGCTCCATGACCCCGGCCATCCAGAGCGAGGAATCCCGGCTCAAGCTGCTTCGCCACGCGCACGGCAAGACCGTGTTCATGGGCTTTGCCGGGCTGATGCGATCCGACGTCATGACCGGCCTGTACGCCCGCTACGGGGTGACCCCCAGGATGTTCGTCAACGGCACGGAGATGCGCGACTGGCTGGACGAAAAGGGAGTCCCCTACTCCGCCCACCCGGTGGAGGGCACCTGGACGGTGAAAAGTCCCCTGGAAAAGCTGACCGACTCCTGCAACACCTTCCTGTCCCAATACGGCGTGACCGCCGACCAGGACCACCTGCGCCGCCACCTCGCGCGATTCGAGGAGGGGCCCGGCGTGTTCGTGGAGCGGACGCAGTACAAGATCGACCTGCTCATCTGGAACAAGGCGGCGTAG